Proteins from a single region of Lepus europaeus isolate LE1 chromosome 4, mLepTim1.pri, whole genome shotgun sequence:
- the GFUS gene encoding GDP-L-fucose synthase gives MGEPQGSTRILVTGGSGLVGKAIQKVVADGAGLPGEEWVFVSSKDADLTDAAQTRALFEKVQPTHVIHLAAMVGGLFRNIKYNLDFWRKNVHINDNVLHSAFEVGARKVVSCLSTCIFPDKTTYPIDETMIHDGPPHSSNFGYAYAKRMIDVQNRAYFQQHGCTFTAVIPTNVFGPHDNFNIEDGHVLPGLIHKAHLAKGSGAALTVWGTGRPRRQFIYSLDLARLLLWVLREYEEVEPIILSVGEEEEVSIAEAAEAVVEAMGFQGEVSFDASKSDGQFKKTASNGKLRAYLPDFRFTPFKQAVKETCVWFTDNYEQARK, from the exons ATGGAGCCGGCCTGCCCGGAGAGGAGTGGGTGTTTGTCTCTTCCAAGGACGCGGATCTTAC GGACGCGGCGCAGACCCGAGCCCTGTTTGAGAAAGTGCAGCCCACCCATGTCATCCACCTTGCCGCCATGGTGGGGGGCCTCTTCCGGAACATCAAATACAACTTGGACTTCTGG AGGAAAAACGTGCACATCAACGACAACGTGCTGCACTCGGCCTTCGAGGTGGGCGCCCGCAAGGTGGTCTCCTGCCTGTCCACCTGTATCTTCCCCGACAAGACCACCTATCCCATCGACGAGACCAtg ATCCACGACGGGCCGCCCCACAGCAGCAACTTTGGCTACGCGTACGCCAAGAGGATGATTGACGTGCAGAACAG GGCCTACTTCCAGCAGCACGGCTGCACCTTCACCGCCGTCATCCCCACCAACGTGTTCGGGCCCCACGACAACTTCAACATCGAGGACGGCCACGTGCTGCCCGGGCTCATCCACAAGGCGCACCTGGCCAAGG GCAGCGGCGCGGCGCTGACCGTGTGGGGCACCGGCAGGCCGCGGAGGCAGTTCATCTACTCGCTG GACTTGGCGCGGCTGCTCCTCTGGGTGCTGCGGGAATACGAGGAAGTGGAGCCCATCATCCTGTCAG TGGGCGAGGAGGAGGAAGTGTCCATCGCAGAGGCCGCAGAGGCCGTGGTGGAGGCCATGGGCTTCCAGGGGGAAGTCTCC TTCGACGCCAGCAAGTCTGACGGGCAGTTTAAGAAGACGGCCAGCAACGGCAAGCTCCGGGCCTACCTGCCCGACTTCCGGTTCACGCCTTTCAAGCAGG CCGTGAAGGAGACCTGTGTTTGGTTCACCGACAACTACGAGCAGGCCCGGAAGTGA